A window of Limanda limanda chromosome 4, fLimLim1.1, whole genome shotgun sequence genomic DNA:
TCGGCAGAACTGTCCCGCCTCGGTGACAAAACGTTGTGCAATGTTTGACAGATGAACAAGACGCCTGAAAGAACTGAAAGTTCTGAGAAACGCTGTGTGAACAGTCTTCACCAAAGCTGGATGTCACGAAAGGATGTTTGGATATGTCTCTGGGGAATTCAACAATCTGTGCATTTCCAAGAAAATGTCCCATCCTCATGAAGCCGCTTCACATAAAAGCCCAAAGAACAAGTGCACTGGTTGTTGGTTATTTACAGTGAATGTGACAAAGCAACAGCAAAGTTTGTAATTCtacactgtgtttgtttgatactGTGCTCGGTTTCCAAAGAGGAATCATTTGGCACAAAAGTGCTAGGTGTAAAAGTCTATTGTGGAAACAGTATAACAATGcaagatataaaatataaatatgttcgTAAACTCAAACATGCTGGGGACAGTGTGTTAGACAAGGCCAGGGAAATAGACAGAGGTCAGAGTCCTCCCACGGTTTGTTCAGATTTCATCAAATTcaatttaagatgtttttggAACCAAAATAAATTAGTCCTAAAGTTTAGAatgacagatatgaaggaatacCTGAGCAGTACTTACACTTCCATAGAAGATAAGGTGATGAAGCAAATAGAAAAACCctcaaaaacaaaacgttttggCGCAAACTACAACGAGACGGGCCTTGTCCACAGACTTTCCTACAGACAGATACTGAATAAATTAAGACTAGCATGATTTTGCATTGATCTACTCTAGATTCTATGAGGTTCTTATGTTTCTTCTCAAGTAATTCTGAAATAAATCACATCACCATGAAGACTTTGGATATACATTTGATAGCCTAATGCAGATTTTGGAGACTGCAGTCAGTTTGAGGTGCTGTTAATTAGGAGCTTTATTCCAATACCATAGTTTGTCCACCACATCGGTGGCAGCTGGGTGTGCAGTGGTCCAGCTGCATGAAAGCCACCGTTTGTTGGATGCAGCCTCACTGTCATGTGAACAAAGGGCTTTTGAATGTAGCTAATAGGATTGATGTTGAACATAAACTGTGGACTCACTTAACACCAGCTCATGATGTCCATGAACGGTTGAAAGAGCTCAACTCTCATTTACAAGTCATACATGTAAAGATCTGAGTCAAGAGGCACATGTGACACAAAATGTGATTTCTGTTGAACTGAGACTGTGAAGGTCCACAGTCACAACGTGTCACAGTCACTTCAGTCTGATCTCAATtcaaaagaacatttaaaacgATTCAAAATTATTTAGAAAATCTGCAGAGAAGAGCCGTGAAGGAATTAAATGAATCAAAATCAGATTTGACTAACGTTTAAGTTTGTTAGACCACGAGCCATTTCTGCAAAATTTCATTTCAACATGACTCCTAAAGGCAAGTGTTCGCTTAACATCACAGACAATCAAATACAATGCCTTAAGCTTCTTTTAAACACAGATcaatcttttaaaataaatccaaacttaTTCATTTTTAGTGGATTTTCCCTGCAGGCTTACAGAAAGTCAGAAACCAAACTGAACCACCAGATTTCGTTTTTCCTCACCTGCTGCTCTTCAGTTACTTCTTGAACTACTCTTTGAGGCTGTGGAGAGAAATTAATCCAACATTAGTGAAGTGCTCCAGCACAAACACACCGACATATATTATATGTTAAGAGTTAGGGTTGATGTACAGTGTGGAAGTGTCAGTGATCGCTCCATACCCATTTCCTGGGTCGCCCGCGTGGTCGTCTCTCCCCAACCGGCTCTATCTTCTGAGGGAGAACAGATGAGTGGTTAAATATAGATTCATATTTTACCAATCATATCAAGAAACAATTTCCGCTCATTTAACTGTAGCTTTTCAGACTTTAACAACAGACACAATTTAACAGCTAAAGCTTCTGTAAGTCAGCTGGGAACAATCCTCACAGGAGATAAACGTGGTTTgttcaatacattttataaatgcTAATTTTTGAAGTtaattgtaaatgtttaaacttGAATTTACAAGCACAAGTTGCATCTCTTAAAACTGAACTACTCCTTTATGTGATCATTTCCAAATCTAACCTTAACCCATTGAACAAGGATCCTGTAAAAGAATCAGCTTatatcttctgcttatctgaaCTTAACTGATGATTTAGCCCCACTAAAAGAATAGCATACTTTGCTCTTTTTAATCCCTCTGTTATGTTCGGTTTTCTCAATTCTGTAAACTCAAACAATGGATTTGTGTCAGTGACGTGTGTAATTGCAGATTCATAGAGAAAATGAGTTCCAGGAACAAGTTTAGCAGGTTGGGGTACTCGACAATAATTGTTCCTCGAGAGCTGCTGCTAAAGAAAACCATCCGCTGTGAgtcccctctgtgtctctgccaaCAAAACTAACTATTGGCATATGTTATTTTTCCACGTGTATAAAAAGACCAGTTGATCTGCAGAGTTATGCTGTTCATCTTCAACATGTTGTAAATGCAGGAGCAGCTCCAGCCAATGGAAAGCTGCCAGCAGGGGCAGTACAACAACGTTAGCCCCTGAATCAACAGGTTTATGAGATCCTCAAACCTGAACTTTAACAGTTAAAGTTTTGCCTGGCAGTGCAGATTGTAGTACAATATTATACCGAAAATCTGCTGTTATTGGTAGAAAAAATTTAAGTTTCAATGTCGCAGGTAAACTGGTCAGTTGAACCAATTCAGTAGCACTTAGATgacacttacttatagcactctgtagtttgctttttttgaagaaattgtactttcttgattcttgttgttctgggtttgtaccctcatcgttgaatgcacttattgtaagtcgctttggataaaagcgtcagctaaatgaaatgtaatgtaacctTGGGTGCAATTTTGGGGCCTTTGTTCTTGCTGCCTTTCGGTCGTCCTCTCGGTCGCTTTGGAGTCGGGGGTCCAACAGGCTCCTGTAGAGAGAGATTGGATTTGAAGCCATAACCAGTAAAAAAAACCAGTAGCAACCAGTAGGAATAGACTTAAAGTCAACTAGTAGTAACGACTTAACATGTTTAAATGAGTTTAAATCAGAGGGGCTCAGATTCATCTTTTGGAGACTGAAGTCctacctgctgctgtttcctgGGCCGACCCCTGCCCCTGCGCGGAGGTTCAGGAGGAGACTGGTCAGTGGTTGCCGGGGGAGACGGCTCTTTGGTCCCACTGTCACTCATGCCTGCGTCTGTCCACCTGCTCTAGAGAGTGTGGGCATCAAAGCCTGGAGGGGCGGCCTCGAGGGCTtcgagaggagaagagctgagtatcaggagctggagaaaaaaaaatgacaatgaaTCAGTTCAACAGCGCCACCTCAAATATTCTTCTTTTTTGCACAATTAGCACGGTGAGTTTGAACGAGTGCTTGATATATCAGAACCACGCAGGACGCCTTTTCAAGAGCAAGCGTGGGAACTGCTCATACACAAGCCTTAGCACCCGGTGCATCGGAACACAGACCGGGCTCTGGCAGATGCAGGGAAACATGAGAGTAGTGTGCAGCGACTAAAAGTAGCTCAGATATTCACAACCTGCATCCACGCTCTACTCTGCTTTTCCATCTGCTCTCAGTGAGGTATTTCTCACTGCATGTGGTAGGTGTGCTGATGCTGGGACATCTATTACACAGTTACTGTATTACAGTAAAACGCAGGCCACTCATAAAACTACTACAACTACATCTTCATGGAAAGAGTCTGTAGAATAAGAATGCCTGTGGAATAATGTGAGTTTGCCACCTAAACTTAACATAAGAGCTATGACAATTTAATAATAAGCCCAATCATTTGACAAAGAACGAATTTGCAACTGATGATTGATTAATCAAACATTTTCTGGTGCtggattttacattttaaggaTTTGCATCTTTGAATTACTTCTGAGACATGAAACTGAACAGATTTTGGACAGTTGGCGACACACACGTCATTGCACAGCATCGTTTTCACTACTTTTTGAAAGTTTCACAAGTTATTCTAATTATATTTGAGTTATTACATATTAATAACTACGTAAAGGATTAAAGACAAAAGTTATGGAAATTAATATAAGAAAATGGAGAAAACTACTCGTCACATGTTCCCAGAGCCAAACGTGAAGTCTTCAAACTGCTTCTTTTGTCTGAACAAACTGGACAAAACCCTGAGTTCACTGTCACACCAGACAAAGAAAGACAGTCAATGCTCAAGAGTTGAGAAGGTCTGACAAGGAAGTAGTTGAAAATGATGATCAATCAACAAGTGGATAATAAATTATCATGTTTAGTTGGTGGAATCCGACGGATCAATGTGACTCAAGACAGTTTGGAACTGTAGCTACATTCCAGGCCCTGATTTAAAGTTCCCCAGATGTAAACAAGATGTAGCCTCTGTCCTCTTGCCATTgaaacttcttttaaaagtgaCTTCTCGTTGACTTCTGATGAAGGATTTGAAGGACAGATGTGGGGCTCCCCCCCTATGTGTCCCGAGGTGGCTTCGGGAGGAATGTGCCAAACTCTAATTGCCAACACAGCCCATCACACACGGCCGCTTCGGAGCAGGAAGTCTCTGTAATCTGACCAAATCTGAGGTCCTCGTTTCTCGATTTAAAGCCGAAACGAGACGTCGCTCccaaagtgtgtttttctggaGCAACACAACCGACCTccggctcctcctgcagcacaggACCGTCCGCTCGGCTGCAGCCGGGTGTTTGCCAGGCAGCTCCAGGACTGAATGTACTTTCTACACGTATAGaccacggacacacacacacacacacacacacgtctataGGACACACAAGTCTCTCACAGCCCGGGAGCACCGTGCGTAATGCGCGCCTGGAGCGGGCCGGTGGACCCGGGTCCGAGGCGCTCCGCTCCGGGGCGACTGGACACATGTTGACGGCAAAACAGTCGAGGCCACCGCCGGGAGTTTGAAAGCgtgaagggggggtggggggggggtctggtcACTGTTCACAACTTCCCACCGAGTCCATCACTTGCGCAATCGGTGTGAAAATTTGTTttggggagagagagcaggtccCGCACACATTGGATGGACTTTAAAGAAGCGAAGGACAAAGACGAGCAACGCAGGTGCAAGAagctcgaacacacacacacagacacacacacacacactgcatacaTACATGCACTGGGGCTATAGGCTCCATGTTGTGTAATGCTGCTCGTGCACACAGCGCAACACAATGCGGCTGCACAACTTACCCCGAGTCGCTTCTGCAGTTTCACCTGGAAGTTCAGCTCACTCACTTTGCACAACTCTGAAAATCTCACTTTATCCACCGTCTCATTGGCTGCATTGAAAagacaatctctctctctctctctctctctctctctctctctctctctctctctctctctctctctctctctctctctctctctctcacacacactctcttcctgcctccctctctctttctctcttcccctctctctccttcctcctctaaTCGGAAATGTGTGTGATCCCCCCAGACGTCCAGTCACGAATACCCCAGTTGCAGTATAATGGGGGGTTGTAGCAGAGCAGTATGCATTGCATACTTTCTCTATTAAAGCATGTTTCAAGACAGAGCGAGGGGTaggagggtgagacacagaacCCCGCCCAGAAGGGCTCACCCACttgagagagggaaaaaagaaggagggagagaagaagaagagagagagagagagagagagagagagagagagagagagagagagacgggcaccagcagacaggagcaggagagggtAGAGTCTGGTTCCGGGGTTCCCAAAGTAAAGTCcggggaaggggggggtggggggtggctGGGAAGTTCCCtccacagaagaggaggagaaaaaaacatgttttcttcgGTAGAATTGATGGTGAGGTCAGACCGTCCCTGCTGTTATCTCCCCACCTACAGTGTATCACACATAAGTCAGAACAAAGGAATGATCTCATGAGGTTTCTAAGAACAAAGTCTGGAAGGCTGCAGCTTCATGTGTTTctgttaaacaaaaaaaaccagtTGAATCGATTCAGTCATGCATTGAATGTAGACGCGTGAGAAAGAACAAACATTGtgtaaaagacaaattaaacaatTCAAAAAATCTCATCCCCCTATAGTGAAGAAGATGTTTTTGTCAGAATGGAGTCGATTctctttgttttgctctttAGAATCTTTCATGATTTCCAGCAGTGCCTTTCTTGGTTTGCACATACTGATGCATACAGAGGGAAATGTTTGAGCCTTGGTGAAAACACATTCCAGGCTCTGTTCGTGGAGTCATGTCAGGTGAACATGCTGCGGCATCAGACCAGAAACATACAGCTTTAGGTTACAAAGAGAGAGGCTTCTGTGAGAGGGTTTCCAGGGACGGAACAACATCACGTGAGACCAGAACACTTCATTTAgactaaaaaacaaataatctaAGGTAAATTGTTTACCTTTTTTATGTCAAAAAAGTGGCAAAaactcctggatctgccccaaaaCCTAATTGTTTCTTCCCTGGCTCATACCACATCATTTCACCaagttctgtttttatttattttgttgtgttatcttgcttacaaacataaaaaccaaccaacaaagaAACGGACAgtgggtgaaaacataatctccgtTGGCAGAGgaaacagcaaagaaaacatttgcatatttttttaagCATCACTTGTTACAAAGATTTCACTCAGCCTTTCCCAGAAGCCTTCTGCAACCGTTGCTGAGAAAGCAGTCATATGTGGATTTGATTAGTCATCCACTAGAAATATTACTAAATGAAAGTGGTTGAACTGAATGATGATTAAAAATCTTAACTGTCAACCTGTCATTTAAAAAGCGCCATGAAGCGCAGGGAGATAATAGCCCATCATTATTAAGCTGAGAGCATGGCGGACACTTTGGTGTTATTAGTTCCCATCCCTGCAAAAACTTCGTTGCCGCTTATTATTCACGACAAAAGACAAGAGACTTTGTGAAAATTgcaaaaaagacagaaaaaggagaaatataATGGGAAATAAGAGGCAAGGGGGTGGCAAGTTAGCATTAGAGAGAATagtgcgaatgtgtgtgtgagtgtgcgtcagacacagagagagagagagagagagagagagagagagagagagagagagagttcagtgGCCTTCTGCAGGCTGGTGTGTCTGAGATTCGGTCGGACTCTGATCTTGAGGTTTATTTAAGCTGAATTCCGTGGGCTCATCAGGACCGGGTTACAAAAATCCTCCTATAGAACTAGAAAGAATGTGCAGCGCATACAGTTCTGCATAAGGCACAAAGGCATGTCTTTAGAGGTGGGGGCAGGCATCAAAAGACAAGGCAGAGGAGGGATTTCTTTTAGAGGCTGGGGGCATAGAAGGTATTTCGGAGCTCCATTCACTgccaggggagagggagggaaggggggggggggcgtacaGTTTTGTGGTGAAGGGGGCATTTCTAAGGGATGTTAGGGACTTAAAAACGGTTCTGAAAACCCTGCACACCTCCTCTTTTATCAGCTCCTGTCATTATCCTCTGGACCTGAGGGCCTACAATTAGTCTTGATCCTCGGAATCGTTCTCGTTTATGGcgaataaataacaaaatgtggCAATTATAGCATTTACGGGCCGCatgtaaacatttaataaattgtCTAAACACTGTAATTTGATTGCGAGCAGATGTCATGTATTAGAGCAACTCCTGCTGTGGGTATGTACAAGTAAAGGTTGGTGTGTAAACACATAATTAATGACAATATGGTAAAACAACAATGTAATCatagaaaacatgttttccGAGCCAAAGTTATGATTTCTGATAAATACTGTACACAGCACATCTGCTTGCATCTCAAATACAGTGAGTAAAAACATTTGCTGCTAAATTGGGGTTGTTGAGGTGAGGTTTAATCACAATAACTTTACAACCATTCTGTTGGAGCTCTTTACTGTTTTCTCTTATGTTAAATAGTTAAACATCAGTTTATTTAGTTACGTGTTTTGTCAGATTTTGCCTTAAGAATGATTGTTAGTTTTGTTAgtttatgcttttgttttgaaggtcCTGGGCACCAGGTGATTTTATATGTATGGGTAGTCTAGGCGACGGGAAGGGATCATGGTTTGTTACCAAGGCAAGGGAGACAGTAGACGCAAACcctttagttttgtttgtttgtgtgtttgatgcaaaaacagaaaaatcaagTACACAAAACGTGACGCCTGCCTGGACAATTAACTTTATTCCCCGTATAAGATTGACTCCTCAGGTGCCTCAGTGgctttttgattttgtttttattctttttccttttcGAATCAAGTTTGAGGACAAACCGTCACGACATATTTTCATACCAAACCCTCTCTGCTTGACTCCTCATGGTTGTGTTTTGGGAATATAAATGTTTTGGGCTATTTCGGTCTGGCTGCATAAAACAGACGGCTCATGaatttaaatgaatctactgaTGCAACTCATGTTATTTGCTGTGGTTGAAAGAATTACCTTAATGTAAAAGTACATGAACATTCACTTTCTGAGCTTTTTCTCCATGAAGAAGATTGACTTTCTGCAATGTTTTAtacaactttttatttaaacaataatGTTAAATCCCATGGGAAGAAATTCTAAAGTGatgatgcatttttatttatcatttatagCTTTAATTGAAAAAGAAATAACTGAGATGTAAAAGTGTAAATAGCCAACAGAACAAAACTGCTCCAGGTTGAACGTGGATTATTATTGGACGTCAGCATCTGAGTCTTAAGCCATCTCCATGACCTTCTTGATCCAGTCCACGTAGACGGAGACCCGGATGAAGATGTTGGGCTGGCCCGGGTGTCCACAGCGCCTCATGGGGATGATCACACCCTCGAGGACCCAGCAGTCACTGTTCTGACACGCCAAGGGGCCGCCGTAGTCTCTCTGCAGACGCACAGGAACAACACTCCCGAGTCATTATTTGTCTCTGTTATGACTGACTGTCACTGCTGAGGCTGGAAACATCTTGCAGTCACATCTTGTCCAGTCCACCTCCATTAGCCAAATGGTGGATGTGTTTGATTTATAGGAACGTATAAATAGCTGCACAGTCTTTGCTTATAGGGATTTTAATCATCAAAAGATTTTCTTCACCATCAACATCTAAAATATTAACTCTCATCCCATTTTCGCATTAGTCATTAAAGGAATAGCTGGATATTTTTTAGCCGAGAGTTCAATAAGAAGATCAATAATATGCTCATGTCTGTAGAGTAAACATAAAGCTCCAGCCAGCAGCcttttagcttagcttagcctaGCATGAAGCCTGGAAAGAGGGGAAACTAGCTAAACGTGTCTAACAGCCTACCTGAAAATCACATACGAGCAATCACCATGATGCCATTAGTGCTGTTTTTGCATTAGCAGTGACGGAAACATGACACCTTGGTGAACGCCCTAatttttccttctttatttCAACACGCTAGACACTGATGCTGCACTTTAAGTTACAACGTTATGACGCAGTGTTGGTAAGTCAAATGAGCGTTTCTGTATATTGTTCTTTACATCCTGGGAAGGTAGTACATCTTGAGAATGTGTAACAGctcatttttcttttgtattgtGCAAGATGCAACACTGGCAAGAGGTGAGAGAGCTGTGACTCGAACGTGAATCACCGGCATCATGTAAGATGTATAGCCTACCATTACATTTAGATttctatacatatatatctactgtataaatatatttgttaaagGCAAActtcaaaatacaaaacaagtaAATCAGTGATTCACCCCCAACTACAACAATTTCCTTCACAGCTGAGGGTAAAGTTTTGAAACTGTTCACAACCTTGCATGGACACCTACCTCACAGGCACCCACTCCACCCTGGAAGGAGCCTGTGCACATCTCATTCTCACGGACACGACCTCTGAAGTACTGGTTGCATGCCCTGTTGCTAAGAACCGGTATCTGGGCCACGTTGAGTACGGTCGCGTCTCCGGTTCCTAGAGAAGCAGcaagaaggaggaaggagtcAGCAGCAAGTGTgttgagagagatggaggaaaagaATTGGAAGGTGGACAGATGTTGAACGGTTCTCTAAAAAAGAAACGCCATCTGTTGCTCAGTGGTGTGAATAGCTCTCCCATTAAGAGACAACATTACTTCAAGGGCAGGATACTTGTTCCTGGAAATCTATTATTAATTATTGCAATAGAAAGCATGTTGCAGTTGCATGAGGCGCAGCGTGTAGTGAATTCAGCAGCGAGTTATCATGGCTAAAGGATTACACTTGCCTTTTGTCTCACCCCATCCTGCGATCTCACAGGTCGTCCCCTCAGACACAATGTAGCGCTCAGGAGGGAGGCAGATCTGGGAGACACGCTCATTAAACTGGGCAGGACtacaaaaagagagaagagggagtcAGGGGGAAATTGATGGTATGTCTGAGTgcttgagcgtgtgtgtgtgtgtgtatgccggGGACCCTTTGTCAGTACACACTATTCCAGTTGTAGCATGACCAGCTGAGATTCAGAGGGCCCACAGACGATCTTGGTGAGAGGGATGGTCTGCATGCCGGGCTCTCCTTCTTGTGGATCGCGATACAGTGTCCCCATCATGGCCGAGTAACCAGGCAGGTCCACGTAGCTGCAGACATGTCACAAGTATTAGCATAGCTCAGCATGTAAGTCTGTAAGtagcaaacacaaaacacaaccagACCTGTAGACACTTGGTCATGACCAAATGTGTtggaaaaaatattgttttgaacTGAAACGATTTGGGATCACCGAAATGAGAGGACTCTTCCATAGGCtgttttatataaagatggacaaagtgtctctacttcctcccactatccagaaatgaagccaaaatatcccagaaaaaaacgctgccatcttgtggatTTGGAGTCTGTGAAGTAGCGATGATGGTGTGAAACGCGGTATAGAGGTGTTAGtgtaaaagtaaataattaaaacgAAACTGAGCAGAAAGAAtgagcacttgaacaaacatcagtgagatgatTTTAAgaacaaaaatgaaacaaacacaaaatgtatttaacgtgTGCATTTTAGTGACTTAATagtttggtccacgtcccatccattaacacgGAGGAGGTAGGTTATACAAGCCtatcctgcagccagccaccaggaggttATTGAGTGGTTTTGGCATCAATTTTTGGGAGCTGGTATGTTGTTCATCCTTCATAGGCTACAGTTTGTATCTGGATCTCAATTTAGGGGCCGCATCCTTTGGAGGAGCCTTTGGACTTTGGACAGTCTTCAAATGCGGCTGATAATGTGTCTTTCCACCAGGTGGATCTTTCCCGGCAAACATATCCCATGATTTATTGTGCATTTGTGACGAATTAcctttcaaagaggtaatggcagCAGCATACAAGGTGAAAAAGGTccgacatttttttaatttgcacctCAGCGTTCATGGTTACTGTtcacttatttctttatcttGGCTGTTTGCAACCGGCAGTTCACAAATTCAAAAGATCCCACTGACCCTGATGGGTTGGGCCTTAAAACCCTTTAAATGAATGAAGCTTACCAAGAGGAGAAGCACTGCTTGGTGCTGATCACCCATCTGGGGTTAACCAGGGATCCTCCACAGAAATGGTTTCCTTTCCTGCaaacagaggtcaaaggtcacaaacAGCCCAGCAGAGTGTATTTGACCAGTTTGTGAATAGCTGTATTCTCCCAGACTCACCTGTCTCTGAGACTCACTGTCCACGGCGAGTTCCCTGGAACTCCGTTCACGATGCGCAGCCGGCTCCTCTGGGCACggtcctctctctttccacacTCAGTAAACTCAACATTCTCTGTGTTCAGGAAAGAGCAaagatgaaatatgaaatatgatggCAATAATACACAAGGACGCTTGTTGTCAACTCGGAAATTTGCTTCATATTCAGTCAGAGACGAACCTCCTGGCTCAGTCAGGGACACTTTCTCTCCAGCTGTTTGAAAACATCAAGAAACAGATGAATCGTTAAATTGCCTGTCAGAAAACAGAAGCTCTGGATGAATTTTCACTGAGATAAAGTCGACAGAGAGAGTAGAGCTGTGTGTCTGTACCACACTGTTTAATGGCACAGTAGTCAAACTCAGTTTTGGGGTCAGTGGTGTAGCACCAGGGTCCGTGCTGGTCCCCGTCGGGGTTACGACAGTAATTCTCCGTCAGATTGCCCTCAGgatgtgtccttgtgttgatCCTGGAATACACATTGATTTAGTTAAAGCTATAATCAACTcataaaatgtcacaaataaGCAGGATGAGCAATtatgaattttctttttaaatttttcttttgttgaaaAGACACGTTAAGCCTCTCATATGTGAAATAAACTTAAAAACTAACTTAATTTAGAcacaggaaaatgtattttttttaacatgttatTCTTGTTGTCTGAGTTTTGTGAAGTTTTACCAACATCAATGATTCCATTTAAGTTTCCAGTGTTCCTCAAAACAACACTGGAAAGTTCCAGTATATTAGGTCATGTTACTAGTTTAAAAAGACCACATGGATAATGGACACAGATTCAATACAAATGCAACAAGcagggatttgtttttgttttggctttGTCATAAATCTTCttgcataacattttttttatctgtcaaTGTAACACCATCAATGGTTGACAAACCTGGTCCGGTGAGGTGTATTGACGTTCCATTTCTGGCAGGTGATTCCTTTACGGGTCTTACGGACTATTCCTCTGTAGTTCTTTCCATTTTCTTGGTAGCAATCTGAGAAgaaacaacatcatcatcatgtcaGGGATAAGAAAGCAGTAAAAGTAATATTACATCATGAAAGTTCCCGATCTAGGCCCATCCTCATGTATGTAGAGCTGTGTTGACATGACTGAGGACACTGAGGTCGTGTCCTtgcaattgtttttctatgaaaCCGGGGATATTTCAACATGGGGGA
This region includes:
- the si:ch211-161c3.6 gene encoding high mobility group AT-hook 2b, whose product is MSDSGTKEPSPPATTDQSPPEPPRRGRGRPRKQQQEPVGPPTPKRPRGRPKGSKNKGPKIAPKKIEPVGERRPRGRPRKWPQRVVQEVTEEQQGPSGGAEEGPSQGSSSQDTPQEEGE